The Nostoc sp. 'Peltigera membranacea cyanobiont' N6 genome contains the following window.
CGTGTTCATCATGATTCGGTAGCGAAATTCAAAGATGTGTAGAGGCAATGGTCTAGTAGGAAACAGAACTACTTCGGGTAACGGGAACAGAGGTAGTTCACGAACTGCAATTTTAGAAGATGATGTCATTGTTACCTTGGTATAAACTTAATCTTAAAAATAGTTTTTCTCTGCTTTTCCCGTACTTTGTCTACATTCTATCATTTGTTTCCTAGCTAAATAAAAGCCCTGAGACATATTTCTTCAGGGCTGTGTAAATATTCATACTAATGTAATTTGTCATTTGTCCTTTGTCCTTTGTCCTTTGTCATTAGTAAAGGACAAATGACCAATGACTAATGACCAATGACTAATGACCAATAACTAATGACTAAATTAAAGTTTGACTTCGATATCTACACCCGATGGTAGATCCAATTTCATCAGGGCATCTATAGTCTTAGAAGAAGGCTGGTAAATGTCAATAATCCGGCGATGAGTACGGGTTTCAAAGTGTTCCCGTGAATCTTTATCTACGTGAGGCGATCGCAGCACACAATAGATCCGGCGTTTTGTGGGTAAAGGAATTGGGCCTATGGCTGTAGCGTTGGTGCGGTTAGCTGTGTCTACAATCTTCTCGCAAGATGTATCTAATAAGCGTCGGTCAAAAGCCTGTAAGCGAATTCTAATTTTTTGCTGCTGTAGAGTTGCCATCTTTAATTTTCCAGGTTCTGCGTAATTAGGGGATTATTTACAGGTTAAAGGTTACAGGGTAAAGGTTACAGAAAACTATTACTTGTCCCCTGTAACCTATTACCTTATTTATAGAGGGAAGAGAAAGGAGCAGAGATGAATTATACCATCTCTGCTCCTTTGTTATGAGCGAAAAGGTGCTATTTGATAATTTTGGAGACGACACCAGCACCGATGGTACGTCCACCTTCGCGGATAGCGAAGCGCATTCCTTGTTCAATAGCGATCGCGTTGATCAATTCTACTGTCATCTTGATGCGATCGCCTGGCATCACCATTTCTACTTCTTTGCCTTCATCAGAGGTGTAGGCTTTGATAGTACCAGTTACATCGGTTGTCCGTACATAGAACTGGGGACGGTAGCCGGCGAAAAATGGAGTCTTACGACCACCTTCTTTTTCTGTTAGGACGTATACTTCACCTTCAAATTGAGTGTGAGGTGTAATCGAACCTGGTTTGGCTATTACCATACCGCGCTCGATATCTTCTTTCTTAAGACCACGCAGTAGTACACCCGCGTTATCTCCAGCCAGACCTTCGTCGAGGCTCTTCTTGAACATCTCAATCCCGGTAACGGCCGTAGTCCGAGTGTCTTTGAGACCAATTAGCTCGACAGTATCGCCAACCTTAACTTTCCCGCGTTCAATCCGTCCAGTAGCCACAGTACCACGACCTGTGATGGTGAACACGTCTTCTACTGCCATCAAGAAGGGCTTATCAACATCCCGCTCAGGAGTGGGAATAAAGGAATCCACAGCATCCATCAAGTCGTAGATTTTATCTACCCAAGGATTTTCACCTTTTTTAGTCTTAGGATTCTTGGTCATTGCTTCGAGAGCTTGTAGACCAGAGCCTTTGACAATGGGGATATCATCTCCAGGGAAGTCATAGCTGCTTAACAGTTCTCTCAGTTCTAGTTCTACTAGTTCCAAGAGTTCTGGGTCATCCATCAAGTCTTCTTTGTTCAAGAATACGACCAGACTAGGAACGCCCACCTGTTTTGCTAACAGAATGTGTTCGCGGGTTTGGGGCATAGGGCCATCAGTAGCAGCTACTACAAGAATGCCTCCATCCATCTGAGCAGCGCCAGTGATCATGTTCTTCACATAGTCAGCGTGGCCTGGACAGTCTACGTGAGCATAGTGCCGATTTTCGGTTTCATACTCAACGTGAGCGGTATTGATGGTAATACCGCGTGCTTTTTCTTCTGGCGCGTTATCGATTTGGTCGTAGCCTTTAGCTGTAGCTTGACCAAGAGCTGCCAAGGTCATAGTGATGGCTGCTGTTAACGTGGTTTTACCGTGGTCAACGTGGCCAATAGTACCGATATTGAGGTGGGGTTTATTTCTTTCAAACTTTGCGCGTGCCATGAATGCTCATTTCCTTATTTTAACTAAGCGTTCCCTTTGCTTTTTGCAATGATAGTTTCAGCTACGCTCCGAGGCACCTCTTCGTAGTGGCTGAACTCCATCGTGAAGGTACCCCGACCTTGCGTTTTTGACCGGATATCAGTGGCGTAGCCAAACATACTCGCCAGTGGAACTTTAGATGTTACCTTAGCAAGTCCCTTTTCGGTGCTTTGGCTTTCAATCTGCCCTCGGCGGGTGTTTAGGTCGCCAATGACGTTACCCATATAGTCTTCAGGAACTTCAACCTCAACTTTCATCATAGGTTCTAAGATGACAGGTGAAGCTTTCAGTACAGCTTCTTTCATCGCCATTGAGCCAGCGATTTTGAAAGCCATTTCTGAAGAGTCTACATCGTGGTATGACCCATCAATTAGCGTTGCTTTAACGTCAATCAACGGATATCCAGCTAGAACACCAGATTCGCAGCTTTCTTTCATCCCTTGTTCTGCGGGGCCAACGTACTCTTTAGGTACTGTACCGCCAGCGATTTTGGAAACGAATTCAAAGCCAGTACCAGGTTCTCCAGGTTCCAAATTGATCACAACGTGACCGTATTGACCTTTACCACCACTTTGGCGGATGAATTTGCCTTCAACTTTGTTCACAGCTTTCCGAATTGTTTCTCGGTAAGCTACTTGTGGCGCACCTACATTCGCTTCCACCTTGAATTCTCGTAACATCCGGTCTACTAGAATTTCTAGGTGTAGCTCTCCCATCCCCGCGATCACGGTTTGGTTTGTTTCGGGATCGACGCGGACGCGGAAGGTAGGGTCTTCTTCTGAGAGAGATTGCAGAGCTTTGGATAGTTTATCCATGTCGTTCTTGGTTTTGGGTTCAACCGCCACCGAGATTACAGGCTCAGGAATGAATAGAGATTCCAGAATTACTGGCGATGCATCATCACAGAGCGTGTCACCTGTCAAGGTGTCTTTCAATCCCAAAGCTGCTCCCAAATCTCCCGCTCTCAGTTCATCGACATCTTGCCGATCGTCTGCTTTCATGAGAACTAAGCGGGAAATCCGTTCTTTTTTATTCTTACTAGCGTTGAGAACGTAGCTGCCCTTTTTCAGGACACCAGAATAAACGCGAACGAATGTCAGGCGACCGTAAGGGTCAGCCATAATCTTGAATGCCAGAGCCGCTAGGGGTTCGTTGTCATCAGCCCGCCGCTCAACAGTATCGCCATTGGGCAGTAAGCCTTGAATTGGCGGTACTTCACTTGGCGCTGGCAGGTAATCGACAACGGCATCGAGCATCAACTGCACGCCTTTGTTTTTGAATGCCGAACCACAAAGTACTGGTACAATCGTCCCCGCAATTGTGCCTTTCCGCAGGGCAGTCTTTACTTCCTGTTCTGTAAGTTCTTCGCCCTCGAAGTACTTAGCCATCAGAGCATCATCAGTTTCTGCTGCGGCTTCTATAAGCTTGGTGCGGAATTCGTCTACTTGCGCTTGCAATTCTTCCGGTATATCAGTTTCCTGGATATCGGTTCCTTGGTCGTTGGCGTAAATATACGCCCGTTGCCCTACTAGGTCAACGATCCCTTGGAAGTCGTTTTCACTACCAATTGGTAGTTGAATGGCGATCGCATTTGCCCGCAGGCGATCGCGGATTTGCTCGTGAACTTTATAAAAGTTCGCTCCGGTGCGATCCATCTTGTTGATAAAGGCGATCCGAGGAACTTTGTAGCGTTCTGCTTGCCGCCACACTGTCTCAGACTGGGGTTGCACGCCGCCCACAGAACAAAATACTGCGATTACGCCATCCAACACGCGCATGGAACGCTCAACTTCAATTGTGAAGTCTACGTGACCCGGAGTATCGATAATGTTAATTTGATGATCTTTCCAGCTGGTACTGATAGCAGCCGCAGTAATGGTAATTCCCCGCTCCCGCTCTTGCTCCATCCAGTCTGTGACGGCAGTTCCTTCATGAACTTCGCCAATTTTATGAATTATCCCAGAGTAAAATAATATT
Protein-coding sequences here:
- the fusA gene encoding elongation factor G translates to MARTIPLDKVRNIGIAAHIDAGKTTTTERILFYSGIIHKIGEVHEGTAVTDWMEQERERGITITAAAISTSWKDHQINIIDTPGHVDFTIEVERSMRVLDGVIAVFCSVGGVQPQSETVWRQAERYKVPRIAFINKMDRTGANFYKVHEQIRDRLRANAIAIQLPIGSENDFQGIVDLVGQRAYIYANDQGTDIQETDIPEELQAQVDEFRTKLIEAAAETDDALMAKYFEGEELTEQEVKTALRKGTIAGTIVPVLCGSAFKNKGVQLMLDAVVDYLPAPSEVPPIQGLLPNGDTVERRADDNEPLAALAFKIMADPYGRLTFVRVYSGVLKKGSYVLNASKNKKERISRLVLMKADDRQDVDELRAGDLGAALGLKDTLTGDTLCDDASPVILESLFIPEPVISVAVEPKTKNDMDKLSKALQSLSEEDPTFRVRVDPETNQTVIAGMGELHLEILVDRMLREFKVEANVGAPQVAYRETIRKAVNKVEGKFIRQSGGKGQYGHVVINLEPGEPGTGFEFVSKIAGGTVPKEYVGPAEQGMKESCESGVLAGYPLIDVKATLIDGSYHDVDSSEMAFKIAGSMAMKEAVLKASPVILEPMMKVEVEVPEDYMGNVIGDLNTRRGQIESQSTEKGLAKVTSKVPLASMFGYATDIRSKTQGRGTFTMEFSHYEEVPRSVAETIIAKSKGNA
- the tuf gene encoding elongation factor Tu → MARAKFERNKPHLNIGTIGHVDHGKTTLTAAITMTLAALGQATAKGYDQIDNAPEEKARGITINTAHVEYETENRHYAHVDCPGHADYVKNMITGAAQMDGGILVVAATDGPMPQTREHILLAKQVGVPSLVVFLNKEDLMDDPELLELVELELRELLSSYDFPGDDIPIVKGSGLQALEAMTKNPKTKKGENPWVDKIYDLMDAVDSFIPTPERDVDKPFLMAVEDVFTITGRGTVATGRIERGKVKVGDTVELIGLKDTRTTAVTGIEMFKKSLDEGLAGDNAGVLLRGLKKEDIERGMVIAKPGSITPHTQFEGEVYVLTEKEGGRKTPFFAGYRPQFYVRTTDVTGTIKAYTSDEGKEVEMVMPGDRIKMTVELINAIAIEQGMRFAIREGGRTIGAGVVSKIIK
- the rpsJ gene encoding 30S ribosomal protein S10; this translates as MATLQQQKIRIRLQAFDRRLLDTSCEKIVDTANRTNATAIGPIPLPTKRRIYCVLRSPHVDKDSREHFETRTHRRIIDIYQPSSKTIDALMKLDLPSGVDIEVKL